Within Labilithrix sp., the genomic segment AGACGGACCCGAACGTCCCGCAGCAGTAGCCGTCATGCGCTTCTCGTATCGCCTCATCCGAGATCGCCGCGGCTACCTCGCCGAGTGCCTCGAGGCCGAGGCCGCGGGCGAGGGCAAGACCGCGGCCGAGGCGGTCGAGTCGCTGCGCGCGCTCCTCCACGAGCGCATGTTCCGTCCTGACGCGGTCGCGCCGCCGTCCGCGACCGAGGAGAGCACGATCGAGCTCGTCCTCACCGAGGACGGGCAGTCCGGGTCCACCGCATCCGCGTGACCGGCAGCGTGTCGAGGATCGCGCGGTGCTCGCGCGGGCTCCGCGCGCCGTACGGGTTGTCGCTCATGCGCGGATCGTCCGCGGCGTCGCCGGCGGGCGCGAGCTCGGGGCTCTTCGCGACGACGCCGGCGTAGAGCTCCGCGCGCTCCTCGACGTCGGTCTGGATGTAGAGCTCGCCGCCGTCCTCGAGCAGGCGCACGATCTCGACGACGAGGTCGTCCCCCATCACGAGGCGCTTCTGGTGCCGCTTCTTCCACCACGGATCGGGGAAGTGGAGGAACACGCGCCGCACCGACGCGTCGGGGCGGAGGCGCGTGAGCGCGTGCCGCGCGTCCTCGCAGAAGACGCGCGCGCGCGCCGCGTGCCCCTGCTTCGCGAGGCGCTCGTCGCCGACCGTCGCCCACTTGCGGCGGATCTCGAGGCCGACGAGCGCCGCCTCCGGCGCGGAGAGCGCGCGCTCGACGAGGAAACCCGCCTTCGGCCCGGGACCGATCTCGAGCTCGATCCAGGCGCCGCTCACGAGCGCGGGGAGGTCCACGGTCTCACCCTCGGGCAAGCGCGGCGCATGGTCGTAAGGTCCAGGCTTCTTCAAGACGGAGCGGGGCACTATATAACGAAGCTCCTCGATGGACCGCCGCCGCGTCGCTCGCCTCGCGCCGCTCGCGCTCGGCACCTCGTTCCTCGCCTACCGCTCGATCGCCGCGGTCTACGCGAAGCTCGGCCACCCCGGCGCCGCGCTCGACGACGCGTACATCCATTTCCAGTACGCGCGCGCGATCGCGGAGGGCCATCCCCTCCGCTTCCAGGCCGGAGAGCCGATCTCGACCGGCGCGACGAGCTTCCTCTGGCCCGCGCTCCTCTCGCCGTTCTACCTCGTCGGCTTCCGCGGCGAGGCGATCCTCTGGCCGGCCTGGCTCCTCTCCTTCGCCGCCCTCGGCGCGCTCGCGTACGAGGTCTACCGCCTCGCGCTGCCGCTCACGAGCCGCGGGCCCGCCGCCGGCGCGGCCGCGATGACGCTCGGCTTCGGCGGCCTCGTGTGGGGCGCGGGCAGCGGGATGGAGGTCGTCCCGTTCGCGTGGCTCATCGCGTTCGCCACGCGGCGCGCCGCGGAGTGGGCGGAAGAAGAAGACGCCCGCACGACGCGCGCGCTCCGCGTCCTCGTCGCGCTCGCGTTCGCGCTGCCGCTCATGCGTCCGGAGGGAGCCCTCACCTCGCTCGCGCTCGGCGCGATCGTCGGGCTCTCAGGTTCGAGAGGGCTCTGCCCTCTCGAGCTCTCCCGCCGGGGTCGCTCGCGCGAAGACGCGCTCGCCGCCCCGGGCCCCTCGAGAGGGAGCTCCCTCCTCAGGAAGCTGCTCTGGAAGCTGCGTGGTCGCACGCCCGCGCTCGTGTTCGTCCTCGCCGCGATCTTCCCGCAGCTCTTGCTCCTCGTGCTCACCGGCGCCGCGACGACGAGCACCGCGCAGGTGAAGCTCCTCTTCGGCAACCCCTACTACGAGCTGTGGCCGACCGCGTTCGGGAACATGCGCGTGCTCGTCGTCCAGATCCTGAACGGCGACGTGTGGAGCACCGAGTTCTTGCCGAAGGGCGGCGCCGCCGTCGCGTGCCTCGGCCTCGTCGCGCTCGGCTGGCGCGGCCACGCGACCGGTCGCGTCGCGCGCGCCGCGCTCGTGCTGCTCTTCGCGTTCATGATGTTCGTGCCGTGCTTCTACGTCACGTTCCTGTGGAACCGCCTCCGCTACCTCTGGCCGTTCGCGCCGGGGTGGTTCGTCGGCCTCGCCTGCCTCGCGCACGCGGCGTCGAGCGTCGTGCTCCGCGTCGATCGACGGTGGGCGCCCGCGACCGCGACGCTGCTCGCCGGCGTCTTCGCCGGCATGTTCGCGATGCGGCTCGAGTGGGTCATCGACGACGTCGCCCAGTCCGCGAGCGGCATCGATCGGCAGCAGGTCGCGCTCGGCCGCTGGGCGAAGACGGGGCTGCCGGACGGCGCGCGCATCGGCGTGAACGACACCGGCGCGATCGCGTACTTCTCCGACAAAAAGACCTTCGACGTGGTCGGTCTCACGACGCCGACGGAGGGCCGCTACTGGGTCGCGGGGCAAGGCTCGCGCTTCGAGCACTACGAGCGGCTGCAGAAGACGGCGCCCTCATCGCTTCCCACACATTTCATCGTATACCCGGAATGGATGCAATGCCCGACCGTCCTCGGCCCGTCGCTGCACGAGGCCGTCGTCACCGACTCGTCGATCCTCGGCGGCCAGACGATGCGCGTGTACGAGGCGCGCTGGACCTACCTCGACAGCGGCTCGGCGCCGTGGACGAAGCTCGCGCGCATCGACGACGCGGTCGACGTCGCCGACCTCGAGAGCGAGAAGGAGCACGGCTGGGTCCTCGGCTTCGCGCGCGAGGGCGATCAATCGGTCGAGGAGGGCAACGCGCCCGACGGCGCCGTCGTCGTCGACGGCGGCCGCAAGAGCCGGATCCACGATCGCTTCCGCGTCACGCTCGCCCCCGGCGGCAAGCTCGTCGTCGTCGCGCGCGTGTCCGCCGCCGAGGGCGCCGACCTCACCTTCAAGATCGAAGACCGCACGATCGGCACCGCGAAGGTCGAAGACGGACCGTGGACCGAGGTCGCGGTCGCGATCCCGGACGACCTCCGCGGCACCGTGAACGTCGAGGTCACGAGCGAGCGCTGGTACTCCGCCTTCCACTACTGGTTCGGCGAAGAAGCCGCGCCGTAGCGCGCCCGCGCCTACTTCTTGGCGGCGGGGGCCGCGCCCGGCTTCGGCGCGAGGCCGAGCTGCTGCGCGAAGTCGGCGCCGTTCGAGTAGGCCCAGCCGCGGACCATCTTGCCGTCCTTGAACTGGAAGATCGTGAGGTGCTTCACGGTGACGGGCTTCTTCGTCGCGGGGACGCCGAAGAACGAGCCCTTGTGCGTGCCCGTCATCGTCTCCTCGGAGATGACGTAGTCGTTCACCGCGAGCGTCTTCTCGACGGTGTGCTTCGCGTCGGGGAAGCCCGTCGTCATCTCCTTGAAGAACTTCTTGCCGTCGGCCTTGCCCTTCATCCCCTGCGGCTGCGTGTAGTCGTCGTACTCGATGTTGTCGGCGAGGAGCGCGAGGAAGTCCGCCTCCTTCTTGCCCTCGAGCGCGGCGGAGAGCGCCTTCACCGCGTCGATGTTCTTCGCCTCCTCCGGACCGTTGTTCGAGACGATCGTCTCGGTCTTGGTCGGGATCGCCGGGATCGGGCGGCCCTTCTGCTTCGAGATGCCGGCCTGCGAGAGGATCGTGTTGCCGTCGTAGTAGGTGTGGTCTTCCTTGATCTGGCCCTCGGGCGTGAACCAGAGGAGGTCGATGCCCATCGAGCCGACCGGCTTCTCCGTCGCCTTGATGCCCCAGAGATCGCCCTTGTGCGTCGCGTTGAACGCCCACTCGACCGCGACGGTGTCGCCCTTGATCCAGACGCGGCTCGCGTTGCCCTTGTAGTCGGGGAACGCCTCGAAGAGCTTCTGGTAGCTCTGCGCGATCGCCTCGCGACCGCTCGCGTCGGCCGGCGCGCCCGCGACCTTGAGGACGCCGCCGTCGGTGTAGAGGCTCGCGAGCTTCTTCGCGTCGCGCGCCATGTAGGCCTCGCCGAAGCCCTGCATCGTCGCCTGCTGCAGCTCCATCGGCGACTTCTTCGGCGGCTCGGCCTCCGCCGGCGGAGCCGAGGCGACCGGCGGCGCGGTCGTCGCCGGCGGCGGGGGCTCCGGCGCCTTCGGCGGCGGCTGCTCTTCACCGCACGCGTTGAGAGCTGCAAAACCAACGGCCACGAGGGCGAACGAGAGCTTACGCATGGGCCGGGTCGTAGACCTCTTCCGTGCCGTACGTCAAGCCCGCTCCCCGCTGTGATAAGAGAGGGGCCCGATGCGAAAACGGCCTCTCGGCAAGACCGGTCTCGTCGTGTCGGAGATGGCGATCGGGACGTGGGGCCTCTCCGGCGACGCGTACGGCAAGGTCGAGGAGGCCGACGCGGAGATCGTCCTTCGCCGCGCGATCGAGATCGGGTTCGACGTGATCGACACCGCCGACGCGTACGGCGCCGGACGCATGGAGCGCCTCGCGGGCCGCATCGCGAAGGCGAACCCCGAGGTCGTCATCGTCACGAAGGGCGGGCTCGATCGCACGACCGAGCCCGCGCGCAAGAACTTCTCCGCGGAGCACCTCCGCGGCGCGGTCGAGCGCTCGCTCAAGCGCATCGACAAGGACGCGCTCCAGGTCTACCTCCTCCACAACCCGACCCCCGAGACGCTCTGGAACGGCGAGGCGGTCGAGGTGATGCAGACGCTGAAGAAGGAGGGGAAGATCCAGCACTGGGGCGTCGCGGCCGGTGACGAGGACGTCGCGCGCGCCGCGATCGACAAGGGCGCGGAGGTGATCGAGCTCGCGTACAACCTGCTCCACCCGATCGATCTCCATCGCCTCCAGGGCGACATCATGATCGCCGGCGCGGGGGTCCTCGCGCGCTCGGTCCTCGGGCACGGGCTCCTCCACGGCATGTGGGCGAAGGACCGGCGCTTCGAGGAGGGCGACCACCGCGCGGAGCGCTGGACGCGGCTCGAGCTCGAGAAGCGGATCGACGACCTCGACGCGGTGCGCTTCCTCGTGAAGGGCGACGTCCACACGATGCGCGGCGCGGCGGTGCGCTTCGTGCTCGCGAACCACTTCGTCTCGGCGGCGGTGCTCGGACCGCGCACGAAGGAGCAGCTCGAGCAGCTCGTGCGCGAGACCGGCGCGGGCCCGCGCTACCTCCTCGACGACGACCTGCGCCAGCTCCCGCGCGCGCTCGACAAGATCGGGATCCACACATGAGCGTCGATCGCGCGGACGTGATGGAGAAGCTCGTGAAGGCGGCGGCCGCGGCGGCCGAGGTCGTCATGAAGATCTACGCCGAGTCCGATCCGGGCGTGGAGCTCAAGGGCCCGAACGATCCCGTCACGCGCGCGGACAAAGAAGCGAACGCGCTCCTCCTCGAGCACCTCGCGCGCGACTTCCCGGGCGTGCCGCTCGTCGCGGAGGAGAGCGCGCCCGAGACGTACGCGGGCTTCGGCGCCGCGCCGTGCGCGATCTTCGTCGACCCCGTCGACGGCACGCGCGAGTTCATCGCGAAGAACGGCGAGTTCGCGGTCATGCTCGGCTTCGCGGAGGCGGGGGTGCCCACCGTCGGCGTCGTCGACTGCTGCGCCTTCGGCGAGGTGTTCGCGGCGGCGGAGGGGATCGGCGCCTTCCGCATCGCGGGCGGCGCGCGCGAGCGCGTCCACGTCTCGGACGTGACGGACCTCGCGCGCGCGCGCTGCGCGGTATCGCGCTCCCATCGCACCGAGGCGGTGGAGGAGAAGCTCGCGCGGCTCGGCCTCGCGGAGCTCTGCCCGCTCGGCGGCGCCGGCATCAAGGCGGTGCGCGTCGCGACCGGCGCGATCGAGCTCTACGCGCATCCGTCGGGCGGCCCGGTGAAGCTCTGGGACGCGTGCGCGCCGGACGCGATCGTGCGCGCGGCCGGCGGCGTGTACACCGACGCGCGCGGCCGCGTCTTCGACTACCGCGGCCCCTACGCGCAGAACGAGGGCACGGTGGCGGGGAACCCGATCCTCCACGCCGAAGCCGTCGAGCGGTTCAACGGGACATGAAGAACCGCGCGGAGGTCGTCGTGATCGGCGCAGGCATCATGGGCCTGTCGATCGCGTACCACCTCGCGCGGCTCGGGATCGAGGACGTCGTCGTCGTCGACAAGAGCTACCTCTGCGGCGGCGCGAGCGGGCGGAACGGCGGCGGCATCCGCGCGCAGTGGTCGAGCGAAGCGAACGTGCGGCTCATGCAGGAGAGCATCCGCATGTGCCAGGACTTCGCGAGCGAGTTCAAGATCAACGTCTGGCTCCGACAGGGCGGCTACCTCTTCCTCGCGCGCGATCAGAAGCGGACGAAGGCGCTCGAGCGTTCGAGCGAGCTCCAGCGCAAGCTCGGGCTCGACACGCGGATGCTCTCGCCGAAGGAGGCGCGGAAGATCGTGCCGGAGCTGTCGGGGGAGGGCATCGTCGCCGCGAGCTACAACCCCGACGACGGCGTCGTGTTCCCGTGGCCGTTCGTGTGGGGCTTCGCGCAGGCGGCGATGAAGCGCGGCGCCCTCCTCGCGACGTTCACGGAGGTGGTGGGCTTCGACACGCGCGGCGCGCGCATCGAGGGCGTCCGCATCAAGAGGGTCGGGACGAACGACAAGCCGTTCCGGATCAAGACGAACAAGGTCGTGAACGCGTGCGGAGCGTGGTCGCCGGAGATCGCGCGGATGCTCGGGGTCGAGCTCCCGAACAAGCCGCATCGCCACGAGATCTGCTCGACCGAGCCGCTCAAGCCGTGGCTGAAGCCGCTCGTCGCCGACCTCGCGAACGGCCTCTATTTCAGCCAATCGACGCGCGGCGAGATCGTCGGCGGCATCGGGCAGGAGCGCGTGCCGCCGGGCGTGAACCACGACAGCTCGTTCGCGTTCCTCGGCCTCTACGCGAAGGCGCTCGTCGCGACGTGCCCGATCCTCGGCAAGGTGAAGGTGCTGCGCCAGTGGTCCGGCTGCTACGACCTGACGCCGGACGCGAACCCGATCGTCGGCGCGGTCGACGAGGTGGAGAATTTCTTCCAGGCCTCCGGCTTCATGGGCCACGGCTTCATGATGGCGCCGATCATGGGCAAGAAGATCGCGGAGCACATCGCGGGCGAGCAGGACGACGAGGAGGACCAGGCCCTCTTCGCGCGCTGGAACCTCCGCCGCTTCAAGGAGGGCAAGCTCCTCGAGGAGTCGATGATCATCGGCTAAAGCGGCACGACGGGGCCAAGCCCCTTGAAGCGCGCCGAGACGTCGCTGCGCGTGATCCGCGCGTTGCCGTCCTCGCCCGCGGTCCCCTTCGCGCCGTAGGGTCCGGGGGCGACGAGGACGCCGTCGCGCTCGGCGAAGCCGACGCCGCGGCGGTTCGCGCTCTGGCCGACGTACGAGCGGCCGCCGCTGCCGCCGGCGCCTCCTTCGCCGCCCTCGCCGCCGCGGACGTCGATCACGACATGACGATCGAGCTCGTCGAAGCGCTCGTCGAGCACGACCTCGACGTCGCCGCCGCGTCCCCCCTGTCCGCCGCGACCGCCCGTGCCGCCCGGTCCGCCGGGCTCGAAGTCGTCGACGCCGGGCGCGCCGTCGCCGCCGCGACCGCCGGCGCCGCCGTCCCCGCCGCGCGCGACGACGTCGAGCGGCGTTCCGGGCGCGGAGAGCGTGAGCGTATCGACGTCGCCCGTCGCGCGCG encodes:
- a CDS encoding tRNA (guanine-N7)-methyltransferase; the protein is MKKPGPYDHAPRLPEGETVDLPALVSGAWIELEIGPGPKAGFLVERALSAPEAALVGLEIRRKWATVGDERLAKQGHAARARVFCEDARHALTRLRPDASVRRVFLHFPDPWWKKRHQKRLVMGDDLVVEIVRLLEDGGELYIQTDVEERAELYAGVVAKSPELAPAGDAADDPRMSDNPYGARSPREHRAILDTLPVTRMRWTRTARPR
- a CDS encoding ester cyclase, translated to MRKLSFALVAVGFAALNACGEEQPPPKAPEPPPPATTAPPVASAPPAEAEPPKKSPMELQQATMQGFGEAYMARDAKKLASLYTDGGVLKVAGAPADASGREAIAQSYQKLFEAFPDYKGNASRVWIKGDTVAVEWAFNATHKGDLWGIKATEKPVGSMGIDLLWFTPEGQIKEDHTYYDGNTILSQAGISKQKGRPIPAIPTKTETIVSNNGPEEAKNIDAVKALSAALEGKKEADFLALLADNIEYDDYTQPQGMKGKADGKKFFKEMTTGFPDAKHTVEKTLAVNDYVISEETMTGTHKGSFFGVPATKKPVTVKHLTIFQFKDGKMVRGWAYSNGADFAQQLGLAPKPGAAPAAKK
- a CDS encoding aldo/keto reductase — encoded protein: MRKRPLGKTGLVVSEMAIGTWGLSGDAYGKVEEADAEIVLRRAIEIGFDVIDTADAYGAGRMERLAGRIAKANPEVVIVTKGGLDRTTEPARKNFSAEHLRGAVERSLKRIDKDALQVYLLHNPTPETLWNGEAVEVMQTLKKEGKIQHWGVAAGDEDVARAAIDKGAEVIELAYNLLHPIDLHRLQGDIMIAGAGVLARSVLGHGLLHGMWAKDRRFEEGDHRAERWTRLELEKRIDDLDAVRFLVKGDVHTMRGAAVRFVLANHFVSAAVLGPRTKEQLEQLVRETGAGPRYLLDDDLRQLPRALDKIGIHT
- a CDS encoding 3'(2'),5'-bisphosphate nucleotidase CysQ; this translates as MSVDRADVMEKLVKAAAAAAEVVMKIYAESDPGVELKGPNDPVTRADKEANALLLEHLARDFPGVPLVAEESAPETYAGFGAAPCAIFVDPVDGTREFIAKNGEFAVMLGFAEAGVPTVGVVDCCAFGEVFAAAEGIGAFRIAGGARERVHVSDVTDLARARCAVSRSHRTEAVEEKLARLGLAELCPLGGAGIKAVRVATGAIELYAHPSGGPVKLWDACAPDAIVRAAGGVYTDARGRVFDYRGPYAQNEGTVAGNPILHAEAVERFNGT
- a CDS encoding FAD-binding oxidoreductase, translating into MKNRAEVVVIGAGIMGLSIAYHLARLGIEDVVVVDKSYLCGGASGRNGGGIRAQWSSEANVRLMQESIRMCQDFASEFKINVWLRQGGYLFLARDQKRTKALERSSELQRKLGLDTRMLSPKEARKIVPELSGEGIVAASYNPDDGVVFPWPFVWGFAQAAMKRGALLATFTEVVGFDTRGARIEGVRIKRVGTNDKPFRIKTNKVVNACGAWSPEIARMLGVELPNKPHRHEICSTEPLKPWLKPLVADLANGLYFSQSTRGEIVGGIGQERVPPGVNHDSSFAFLGLYAKALVATCPILGKVKVLRQWSGCYDLTPDANPIVGAVDEVENFFQASGFMGHGFMMAPIMGKKIAEHIAGEQDDEEDQALFARWNLRRFKEGKLLEESMIIG